Below is a genomic region from Qingrenia yutianensis.
AAAGACGGTTACGACGGTAAAATTCCGCAGTGCGAAAAAATTTATACGTTTGACGAAAAGCTTTTTTCGCAGATGAAAAACACTGTTAATTCACAAGGAATTTTGGCTGTTGCAAAGATTGAAAGAAATAAAACCGCGGATTTTTCAACGGCAAGAACGGTTGTGTATCTCGACGGCGTTTCCGACCCCGGTAATATGGGCACAATCATCAGAACGTGCGACGCGGCAGGTGTGGACGCGGTGGTGATTTCCAAAACCTGTGTTGACGTTTTCAATCCGAAGGTCGTGCGCTCGACTATGGCGAGTATTTTTAATGTTAACCTGATTTTTGACGATAATTGCCTTGAAAAACTCAAAAATGACGGATTTTGCCTGATAGGAACGTATCTTGGCGCAAAAAAAAGCATTTTTGATATTGATTTTTTGCAGAAATGTGTTATAATTATCGGTAATGAGGCAAACGGAATAAGCGAAAAAGTGCTTGATATGTGCACCGAAAATGTGATAATTCCTATGGTAGGCGGCTGCGAATCACTGAATGCCGCGGTGTCTTGCTCGGTTTGCGTGTATGAGGCATTAAGGCAGAAAATCAGCCGTTAGACGGCTCGGACAAGAATAGACATAAAACTCTTTCGAAGACGTTGTT
It encodes:
- a CDS encoding TrmH family RNA methyltransferase, which produces MSEIITSAQNNIFKHIAKLNDAKYRNKFGEFVLEGERLVCDAENLGADISFVVIKDGYDGKIPQCEKIYTFDEKLFSQMKNTVNSQGILAVAKIERNKTADFSTARTVVYLDGVSDPGNMGTIIRTCDAAGVDAVVISKTCVDVFNPKVVRSTMASIFNVNLIFDDNCLEKLKNDGFCLIGTYLGAKKSIFDIDFLQKCVIIIGNEANGISEKVLDMCTENVIIPMVGGCESLNAAVSCSVCVYEALRQKISR